The proteins below come from a single Balaenoptera acutorostrata chromosome 2, mBalAcu1.1, whole genome shotgun sequence genomic window:
- the GFRA3 gene encoding GDNF family receptor alpha-3 codes for MARPPSPRPLLPALLLLLLPLLLRAGDHLPTEGRLMNSCIQARRKCQADPTCNATYHYLNSCASSISTSSPAEEPSVPEDCMEAAQQLRNSSLMSCTCHRHMKNQATCLDIYWTVHPARSLGDYELDVSPYEDTVTRKPWKMNLSKLNMLKPDSDLCLKFAMLCTLNDKCDRLRKAYGEACSGSRCQRHTCQRQLRSFFEKASEPHAQGLLLCPCAPTDQGCGQRRRNTIAPSCSLPSEAPNCLELWHICVSDPLCRSRLADFQTHCHPMDILGTCATEQSKCLRAYMGLIGTAMTPNFVSNVNASVALSCTCRGSGNLQEECERLEESFSRNPCLMEAIAAKMHFHSQLFSQDWTASTFSPMERQNKNPALRPQPWVPSLFSFTLTLILLLSLW; via the exons ATGGCACGCCCCCCGAGCCCACGACCGCTGCTGCCTgcgctcctgctgctgctgctgccgctgctgctccGAGCGG GGGACCACCTCCCCACAGAAGGCCGGCTCATGAACAGCTGTATCCAGGCCAGGAGGAAGTGCCAGGCCGATCCCACTTGCAATGCTACCTACCACTACTTGAATTCCTGTGCCTCTAGTATAAGCACCTCATCACCTGCAGAGGAGCCTTCGGTCCCTGAGGACTGCATGGAGGCAGCACAGCAGCTCAGGAATAGCTCTCTGATGAGCTGCACATGCCATCGGCACATGAAGAACCAAGCTACCTGCCTGGACATCTACTGGACCGTTCACCCTGCCCGTAGCCTTG GTGACTATGAGCTGGATGTCTCTCCCTATGAAGACACAGTGACCAGAAAACCCTGGAAAATGAATCTCAGCAAACTGAACATGCTCAAACCAG ACTCGGACCTCTGCCTCAAGTTCGCCATGCTGTGCACTCTTAATGACAAGTGTGACCGGCTGCGCAAGGCATACGGGGAGGCGTGCTCCGGGTCCCGCTGCCAGCGCCACACTTGCCAAAGGCAGCTGCGCTCCTTCTTCGAGAAGGCGTCGGAGCCCCACGCTCAGGGCCTGCTGCTGTGTCCGTGCGCGCCCACCGACCAGGGTTGCGGGCAGCGCCGGCGCAACACCATCGCCCCCAGCTGCTCACTGCCATCGGAGGCCCCCAACTGCCTGGAGCTGTGGCACATATGCGTGTCCGACCCGCTGTGCAG ATCGCGCCTGGCGGATTTTCAGACCCACTGCCATCCCATGGACATCCTAGGGACCTGTGCAACAGAGCAGTCCAAATGTCTGCGAGCATACATGGGGCTGATTG GGACTGCCATGACTCCCAACTTTGTCAGCAATGTCAATGCCAGTGTTGCCTTAAGCTGCACCTGCCGAGGCAGTGGCAATCTGCAGGAGGAGTGTGAGCGTCTGGAAGAGTCCTTCTCCCGAAACCCCTGCCTCA tGGAGGCCATTGCAGCTAAGATGCATTTTCACAGCCAACTCTTCTCCCAGGACTGGACAGCCTCTACCTTTTCCCCGATGGAACGCCAG aaCAAAAACCCTGCTCTGAGGCCACAGCCCTGGGTgccctctcttttctcctttacaCTTACCTTGATTCTGCTCCTGAGCCTCTGGTag